The window ATTCTTCCTGCCCAAGGTGGCAGACGTGGTGGAGAAGGCGCGCTGGCTGATGCGCTACTGAAACCTAAGAGCTGGTTCGGCAATCAGAAGCAAGTGCGGCTGAGGCCGCCGATGGAGGACATCATGAAGAAGTTCTTCCTGGGAGTGCTGCTCACGATCCTGGTGGCGGTGGTGGGCGGCCTGTGCGTTGCGCTGCTGGGCTTCCTGCCGACCCGCGCCAACGTCCCGCCCCCGAGTTGGGAGGCGGGCATCGCCGGGCACGCCATGGACGCCTCGGTGGAGCGGCACGCGCCCAAGGCAACCAATCCCTTTGAGGCCAACGAGGACAACCTCAACCAGGGCATGGTGATCTACACCATGAACTGCGCGGTCTGCCACGGCTCGCCCGCCAAGAAGGACAATGCGCTGGGTCGCTCTTTCTATCCGCCGGCGCCGCAGTTCCTGAAAGATCCCGCCGACATGCCCGACAACGAGAACTTCTGGATCGTCGAGAACGGAGTCCGCTACACCGGCATGCCCGGCTGGAAAGGGACGCTGAGCGAGGAGCAGATGTGGAAGGTCACGCTCTTCATCGGCAACATGAGCAACCTGCCCCCGGCGGTGAAGGCCAAGTGGGAGGGCGGGCAGTAGCGGCGCAGGTTCCGGTAGCTGGTCAGGTTGGAAGACCTGGGCGCTTAAGTTCTATTGCACTCGGTCTATCTTGCTGACTTCAAGGGCGGGAGGGCTGCCTGAGTGGTCAAACGTGACCAAGAACTGGTCGAAGAAACCGTTCCGTCCGAGCAGGGCCGCAACGGATAGGTTCGGAGTGAACC is drawn from Terriglobales bacterium and contains these coding sequences:
- a CDS encoding c-type cytochrome is translated as MKKFFLGVLLTILVAVVGGLCVALLGFLPTRANVPPPSWEAGIAGHAMDASVERHAPKATNPFEANEDNLNQGMVIYTMNCAVCHGSPAKKDNALGRSFYPPAPQFLKDPADMPDNENFWIVENGVRYTGMPGWKGTLSEEQMWKVTLFIGNMSNLPPAVKAKWEGGQ